A single genomic interval of Thermus sp. LT1-2-5 harbors:
- the pruA gene encoding L-glutamate gamma-semialdehyde dehydrogenase, which yields MTVEPFRNQPIETFQTEEARREMKEALKRVRAEFGRHWGLYIDGAWVDTREKILSLNPSAPREVVGSTAKAGRAEAEAALEAAWRAFRTWKDWPQEDWSRLLLKAAALMKRRRRELEATLVYEIGKNWVEASAEVAEAIDFLEYYARQALKYKYPSVEVVPYPGEDNESFYIPLGAGVVIAPWNFPIAIFTGMIAGPVAVGNTVVAKPAEDTVVIAAKVFEIFHEAGFPPGVVNFLPGEGKEVGAYLVEHPRTRFINFTGSLEVGLWIHERAARLAPGQRWIKRVFLELGGKDAILVDETADLEAATEGILVSAYGFQGQKCSAASRLIVTEKAYEPLLERLLERANRLVVGPAEENPDLGPVASKAQEEKILSYIEIGKGEGQLVLGGKRLEGEGYFIAPTVFTEVPPQAKIAQEEIFGPVLSVIRVRDFGEALEAANDTVYGLTGGVYSRKREHLERARREFHVGNLYFNRKITGALVGVQPFGGFNLSGTDTKAGGPDYLLHFLQMKTVAERF from the coding sequence ATCCTTTCCCTAAACCCCTCGGCCCCGAGGGAGGTGGTGGGGAGCACGGCCAAGGCGGGGCGGGCGGAGGCGGAGGCCGCCCTCGAGGCCGCCTGGCGGGCCTTCCGCACCTGGAAGGACTGGCCCCAGGAAGACTGGAGCCGCCTCCTCCTCAAGGCCGCCGCCCTCATGAAGCGGCGCCGGCGGGAGCTGGAGGCCACCTTGGTCTACGAGATCGGCAAGAACTGGGTGGAGGCCAGCGCCGAGGTGGCGGAGGCCATCGACTTCCTGGAGTACTACGCCCGCCAGGCCCTTAAGTACAAGTACCCCTCTGTGGAGGTGGTGCCCTACCCCGGGGAGGACAACGAGAGCTTTTACATCCCCTTGGGGGCCGGGGTGGTCATCGCCCCCTGGAACTTCCCCATCGCCATCTTCACCGGGATGATCGCCGGGCCCGTGGCGGTGGGGAACACCGTGGTGGCCAAGCCCGCCGAGGACACGGTGGTCATCGCCGCCAAGGTCTTTGAGATCTTCCACGAGGCGGGCTTCCCCCCGGGGGTGGTGAACTTCCTGCCCGGGGAAGGGAAGGAGGTGGGGGCCTACTTGGTGGAGCACCCCCGGACCCGCTTCATCAACTTCACGGGGAGCCTCGAGGTGGGGCTTTGGATCCACGAGCGGGCGGCCAGGCTCGCCCCGGGGCAGCGGTGGATCAAGCGGGTTTTCCTGGAGCTCGGGGGCAAGGACGCTATCCTCGTGGACGAAACCGCCGACCTAGAGGCGGCCACAGAGGGCATCCTGGTTTCCGCCTACGGCTTCCAGGGGCAGAAGTGCTCTGCGGCGAGCCGCCTCATCGTTACCGAGAAGGCGTATGAGCCGCTTCTGGAGCGCCTTCTGGAGCGGGCAAACCGCCTGGTGGTGGGCCCCGCCGAGGAGAACCCCGACCTGGGCCCCGTGGCCTCTAAGGCCCAGGAGGAAAAAATCCTTTCCTACATCGAGATCGGCAAGGGGGAAGGGCAGCTCGTCCTGGGGGGCAAGCGCTTGGAGGGGGAGGGCTACTTCATCGCCCCCACGGTCTTCACCGAGGTGCCGCCCCAGGCCAAAATCGCCCAGGAGGAGATCTTCGGCCCCGTGCTCTCTGTGATCCGGGTGAGGGACTTCGGCGAGGCCCTGGAGGCGGCCAACGATACCGTGTACGGCCTCACGGGCGGGGTTTACTCCCGCAAGCGGGAGCACCTGGAAAGGGCCCGGCGGGAGTTCCACGTGGGGAACCTCTACTTCAACCGGAAGATCACGGGGGCCTTGGTGGGGGTGCAGCCCTTTGGCGGCTTCAACCTTTCCGGCACCGACACCAAGGCGGGGGGGCCGGACTACCTCCTCCACTTCCTGCAGATGAAGACGGTGGCCGAGCGCTTCTAG
- the trpE gene encoding anthranilate synthase component I, whose product METIRPFRKTLLADLETPVTAYLKLAEKAPVSFLLESVERGRQSRFSIVGVGARRIFRLKDGVFTLNGEPLPTQDPLRTLYEAVFAPLERPPDLPPFFGGVVGYAAYDLIRYYERLPALKPDDLGLPDLLFVEPEVVVVFDHLKSLLHLVAPGTDPEEAEARLAWAEGRLKGPLPGVPGERPGGRARFQADFSREAYLQAVEKALAYIRAGDIFQVVLSLRLSSPLTVHPFALYRALRSVNPSPYMGYLDLGEVVLVSASPESLLRSDGKRVVTRPIAGTRPRGKDEEEDRRLAEELLRDEKERAEHVMLLDLSRNDIGRVAAFGSVRVVEPLHVEYYSHVMHLVSTVEGVLAEGKTPLDALASVLPMGTVSGAPKIRAMEIIEELEPHRRGPYGGSFGYLAYDGAMDVALTLRTFVIARGQMHVQAGAGIVADSVPDREYEECLNKAKALLKAVELAEEGL is encoded by the coding sequence ATGGAGACCATCAGGCCCTTTCGCAAGACCCTGCTCGCCGACCTGGAAACCCCGGTGACCGCCTACCTCAAGCTGGCCGAGAAGGCCCCGGTGAGCTTTCTCCTGGAGTCGGTGGAGCGGGGCCGGCAGAGCCGCTTTTCCATCGTGGGGGTGGGGGCGCGGCGCATCTTCCGCTTGAAGGACGGGGTTTTCACGCTAAACGGCGAGCCCCTTCCTACCCAAGACCCCTTGCGCACCCTCTACGAGGCGGTCTTCGCTCCCTTGGAGCGTCCCCCGGACCTCCCCCCCTTCTTCGGCGGGGTGGTGGGGTACGCCGCCTACGACCTTATCCGCTACTACGAGCGCCTTCCCGCCCTCAAGCCCGACGACCTGGGCCTGCCCGACCTCCTCTTCGTGGAGCCCGAGGTGGTGGTGGTCTTTGACCACCTGAAAAGCCTCCTCCACCTGGTGGCCCCGGGCACCGACCCCGAGGAGGCGGAGGCGCGGCTTGCCTGGGCGGAGGGGAGGCTCAAGGGGCCCTTGCCCGGGGTACCGGGGGAGCGGCCCGGGGGCCGGGCCCGGTTCCAGGCGGACTTCTCCCGGGAGGCTTACCTCCAGGCGGTGGAAAAGGCCCTGGCCTACATCCGCGCCGGGGACATCTTCCAGGTGGTGCTCTCCCTGAGGCTTTCCTCCCCCCTCACCGTGCACCCCTTCGCCCTCTACCGGGCCCTGAGGAGCGTGAACCCGAGCCCCTACATGGGCTATTTGGACCTGGGGGAGGTGGTCTTGGTTTCGGCAAGCCCGGAAAGCCTCCTGCGCTCGGACGGGAAGCGGGTGGTCACCCGGCCCATCGCCGGCACCCGGCCCCGGGGCAAGGACGAGGAGGAGGACAGGAGGCTCGCCGAGGAGCTCCTAAGGGACGAGAAGGAGCGGGCGGAGCACGTGATGCTCCTGGACCTTTCCCGCAACGATATCGGCCGGGTAGCGGCCTTCGGCAGCGTGCGGGTGGTGGAGCCCTTGCACGTGGAGTACTACTCCCACGTGATGCACCTGGTGTCCACGGTGGAGGGGGTTTTGGCCGAGGGCAAGACCCCCTTGGACGCCCTGGCCAGTGTCCTGCCCATGGGCACGGTTTCCGGGGCCCCCAAGATCCGGGCCATGGAGATCATTGAGGAGCTGGAGCCCCACCGCCGGGGGCCCTACGGGGGGAGCTTCGGCTACCTGGCCTACGATGGGGCCATGGACGTGGCCCTCACCCTGCGCACCTTCGTCATCGCTAGGGGGCAGATGCACGTGCAGGCGGGGGCGGGGATCGTGGCGGACTCGGTGCCGGATCGGGAGTACGAGGAGTGCCTCAACAAGGCCAAGGCCCTCTTGAAGGCGGTGGAGCTGGCGGAGGAGGGGCTATGA
- a CDS encoding aminodeoxychorismate/anthranilate synthase component II, with product MRVLVVDNYDSFTYNLVQYLGELGASPIVWRNDQFALEDVAALDPDRILISPGPCTPLEAGLSLPLIARYAPRYPILGVCLGHQAIGMAFGGKVVPAPVLMHGKVSEIHHDGTGVFRGLESPFPATRYHSLVVEAVPESLVVNAWVEEAGGRTVMGFRHRSYPTHGVQFHPESYLTEAGKRILKNFLEDPWR from the coding sequence ATGAGGGTGCTGGTGGTGGACAACTACGATAGCTTCACCTACAACCTGGTGCAGTACCTGGGGGAGCTGGGGGCGAGCCCCATCGTGTGGCGGAACGACCAGTTCGCCCTCGAGGACGTGGCGGCCCTGGACCCAGACCGCATCCTCATAAGCCCCGGGCCCTGCACCCCCCTGGAGGCGGGGCTCTCCCTCCCCCTCATCGCCCGCTACGCCCCCCGCTACCCCATCCTGGGGGTCTGTCTGGGGCACCAGGCCATCGGCATGGCCTTCGGGGGGAAGGTGGTGCCCGCCCCCGTCCTCATGCACGGAAAGGTGAGCGAGATCCACCACGACGGCACCGGGGTCTTCCGGGGCCTGGAAAGCCCTTTTCCCGCCACCCGCTACCACTCCTTGGTGGTGGAGGCGGTGCCCGAGTCCTTGGTGGTCAACGCCTGGGTGGAGGAGGCGGGGGGGCGCACGGTGATGGGCTTCCGCCACCGGAGCTATCCCACCCACGGGGTGCAGTTCCACCCGGAAAGCTACCTGACGGAGGCGGGCAAACGCATTCTCAAGAACTTTTTGGAGGACCCATGGAGGTAG
- the trpD gene encoding anthranilate phosphoribosyltransferase produces MEVVRKALLGEVLREEEAYALMQALMRGEVSPVQAAGVLTALALRGERPEEIAAMARAMREAARPLRVGRRPLLDIVGTGGDHKGLLNLSTLAALVAAAGGVAVAKHGNRAASSKAGSADLLEALGVDLEAPPERVGEAIEELGFGFLFARVFHSAMRHVAPVRAELGIRTVFNLLGPLTNPAGADAYVLGVYSERWLSPMAEALERLGARGLVVHGEGADELVLGENRVAEVGKGTYTLTPEAVGLRRAPLEALQGGTPKENAERARQILKGEEKGPAAEAVALAAGAGFYAAGRVASLQEGVRRAQEVLESGEAHLLLERYVAFLKG; encoded by the coding sequence ATGGAGGTAGTGCGGAAGGCGCTGTTGGGCGAGGTTTTACGCGAGGAGGAGGCGTACGCCCTGATGCAGGCCCTGATGCGGGGGGAGGTCTCCCCGGTGCAGGCGGCGGGGGTCCTCACCGCCTTGGCCCTCCGGGGGGAAAGGCCCGAGGAGATCGCCGCCATGGCCCGGGCCATGCGGGAGGCGGCAAGGCCCCTAAGGGTGGGCCGGAGGCCCCTTTTGGACATCGTGGGCACCGGGGGAGATCACAAGGGGCTTTTGAACCTCTCCACCCTGGCCGCCTTGGTGGCGGCGGCGGGGGGGGTGGCGGTGGCCAAGCACGGGAACCGGGCGGCGAGCTCCAAGGCGGGAAGCGCCGACCTTTTGGAGGCCTTAGGGGTGGACCTGGAGGCTCCCCCCGAGCGGGTGGGGGAGGCCATAGAGGAGTTGGGTTTTGGCTTCCTCTTCGCCCGGGTCTTCCACTCCGCCATGCGCCACGTGGCCCCGGTGCGGGCGGAGCTGGGCATCCGCACCGTCTTCAACCTCCTGGGCCCCCTTACCAACCCGGCGGGGGCGGATGCCTACGTCCTCGGGGTCTATAGCGAGCGCTGGCTTTCCCCCATGGCGGAGGCCCTGGAGCGGCTTGGGGCGCGGGGGCTTGTGGTCCACGGGGAGGGAGCGGATGAGCTCGTCCTGGGGGAGAACCGGGTGGCGGAGGTGGGAAAGGGGACCTATACCCTTACCCCGGAGGCGGTGGGGCTGAGGCGGGCCCCCCTCGAGGCCCTCCAAGGGGGCACCCCAAAGGAGAACGCCGAGCGGGCCCGGCAGATCCTCAAGGGGGAGGAGAAGGGCCCGGCGGCGGAGGCCGTGGCCCTGGCGGCGGGGGCGGGGTTTTACGCCGCAGGCCGGGTGGCGAGCCTCCAAGAGGGCGTGCGCCGGGCCCAGGAGGTTCTGG